Part of the Paenibacillus guangzhouensis genome is shown below.
GCTCGTTATTGGTTTGAAGCCGCATACTTTGGCGCTCCATTGATCGAGGACAGGAGCAACGAATTCGAACGCGGGTTGCATATGTCGAAAGAGCAGGCATTAGAAATTTCGGAAAAATCATATGACTGCATCATTCAAGTTCTTGAAATGATGAAAGCAGACCCAAAACGATTGTTGGAACAACCTTATCTACATTACCCAACGTTCAACTCCGCTCGCTTGAATAATCACTCCACCATTCTAGAAATGCTTCTACATCAATTC
Proteins encoded:
- a CDS encoding DinB family protein; translated protein: MDSSSILIDLLLNKYNADQKWTRKVIEQLSEEDIIWSPTPESNSIANLITHISGAARYWFEAAYFGAPLIEDRSNEFERGLHMSKEQALEISEKSYDCIIQVLEMMKADPKRLLEQPYLHYPTFNSARLNNHSTILEMLLHQFRHLPSHTGQIIYIAKMRKGSLVWD